In Miscanthus floridulus cultivar M001 chromosome 5, ASM1932011v1, whole genome shotgun sequence, one genomic interval encodes:
- the LOC136453262 gene encoding basic leucine zipper 6-like — translation MAQLPPRIPTAVHHWPEGGQHGAAAAWADDFAEFAASRRGAHRRSLSDSVAFVEVAPAAGEFDRLDDDQLMSMFPDEAAGGGGSSAPGSENGGSSDSDGDKRVGGAPAGGTTTGNGNACDGEQNEAAGDAQAPATTGQAAAASTELIQDPKRVKRILANRQSAQRSRVRKLQYISELERSVTALQNEVSVLSPRVAFLDQQRTILTVGNSHLKQRIAALAQDKIFKDAHQEALKKEIERLRQVYEQQNLKMSAGADASDHGPPPPVRAEKELMS, via the exons ATGGCGCAGCTGCCGCCCAGGATCCCGACCGCGGTGCACCACTGGCCGGAGGGGGGCCAgcacggcgcggcggcggcgtgggccgATGACTTCGCCGAGTTCGCGGCGTCGCGGCGGGGCGCGCACCGGAGGTCGCTGAGCGACTCGGTCGCCTTCGTCGAGGTGGCGCCCGCGGCCGGCGAGTTCGACAGGCTCGACGACGACCAGCTCATGTCCATGTTCCCCGACgaggccgccggcggcggcgggtcgTCCGCGCCGGGGTCCGAGAACGGCGGCAGCAGCGACAGCGACGGCGATAAGCGTGTCGGCGGTGCCCCGGCGGGAGGCACCACCACCGGCAACGGCAATGCCTGCGACGGCGAGCAGAACGAAGCCGCGGGCGACGCACAGGCGCCGGCGACGACGGGGCAAGCTGCCGCCGCCTCCACGGAGCTGATCCAGGACCCCAAGAGGGTGAAGAG GATCCTTGCCAATCGGCAGTCAGCTCAGAGGTCGCGGGTGAGGAAGTTGCAGTACATCTCCGAGCTCGAGCGCAGCGTCACGGCACTGCAG AACGAGGTGTCCGTGCTGTCTCCTCGCGTGGCATTTCTGGATCAACAGCGGACCATACTGACCGTCGGCAACAGCCACCTCAAGCAGCGGATCGCAGCTCTTGCTCAGGACAAGATTTTCAAGGATG CTCATCAAGAGGCGTTAAAGAAGGAGATCGAGAGGCTGCGCCAGGTCTACGAGCAGCAGAACCTCAAGATGTCAGCCGGCGCTGATGCTTCTGACCACGGGCCGCCGCCACCGGTGCGCGCAGAGAAAGAGCTCATGAGCTAA
- the LOC136455219 gene encoding uncharacterized protein, translating into MTQIVFNHVEGKPPFFDGTSFDYLKRKIKMYLGSINDKVWDVVENEFVIIDPTNLIKNDKINKQCNTMALNPIYNDIDSKVFEQIKDLEKASEVWVRLEETYEGTSMVKSAKLYMLKEKLSNFKMKDDESIPEMFYRLQVIINDLKSLGEKVKYVDFSHKFLMCLLKRFKRTIIFRVGLKDVTPNEVLGDVMIEDQYNSDGEEIVKEEDKKKKSVAFKVGTSSSKNKRKGKAKKKELSDEECSHNDSDDEALALFVRKFEKKEKKEKKMTFKKKKKKKGGSYAITWDIDAFTDDDSSDDDKASKKKALASIAINNNPSLFDTPSCFMVKGSKVKYDESENDDSKSENDSDDDEFSNEQLMNMLEQADSIINKKSKKCKELQKKLSVLLSNPLMSSMLLMRG; encoded by the exons ATGactcaaattgtgttcaaccatgttgagggtaaaccaccgttctttgatggcacatctttTGATTATTTGAAGAGAAAGATAAAGATgtaccttggttcaatcaatgacaaggtgtgggatgtggtaGAGAATGAGTTTGTGATCATTGATCCTACAAATCTCATCAAGAatgacaagatcaacaagcaatgcaacactatGGCACTCAACCCAATATACAATGacattgattcaaaggtgtttgagcaaattaaagatcttgagaaggcaagtgaagtttgggtgaggctagaagaaacatatgagggcacttcaATGGTAAAAAGTGCTAAGCTCTACATGCTCAAAGAAAAGCTAtcaaacttcaagatgaaggatgatgagtccattccggagatgttctataggctacAAGTCATCATCAATGATCTCAAGAGTTTGGGTGAGAAGGTGAAGTATGtggacttctctcacaagttcttgatgtgTTTGCTAAAGAGATTCAAGAGAACTATCATCTTTAGAGTTGGATTGAAGGATGTCACTCCAAATGAGGTGCTTGGTGATGTGATGATCGAGGACCAATACAATAGCGATGGTGAAGAGATTGTGAAggaggaagacaagaagaagaagagtgtggcattcaaggtcgGCACTTCATCCTCCAAGAACAAGAGGAAGGGCAAGGCTAAGAAGAAAGAATTAAGTGATGAAGAATGCTCtcataatgatagtgatgatgaagcactagctctctttgtgcgcaagtttg agaagaaggagaagaaagagaagaagatgaccttcaagaagaagaagaagaagaagggtggatcctATGCTATCACATGGGATATTGATGCCTTcactgatgatgattcaagtgatgatgacaaggcatccaagaagaaggctctagcaagcattgctatcaacaacaaTCCTTCActatttgacactccatcatgcttcatggtcaAGGgctccaaggtaaaatatgatgagagtgaaaaTGATGACAGTAaaagtgaaaatgatagtgatgatgatgaattctcAAATGAACAACTAATGAACATGCTAGAACAAGCCGACTCAATAATTAATAAGAAAAGCaagaagtgcaaagaattgcaaaaGAAGCTTAGTgtgctcttgagcaatcctttgatgagctcaatgctactcatgagaggctag